The following proteins come from a genomic window of Micromonospora zamorensis:
- a CDS encoding CAP domain-containing protein, whose translation MYGWTDPMDPNGAPRRVERPTDEPAWLHDRPEPRSAYLFGDDSDQPGDEWHPEQPAADWQSGPATPVDSADAHTATWPAHRPDGGSGAWANSRPVEDPTGGWHPDTDAETTGGWRTDADPETTVGVTGRPGEGRHRSPRRWRKPLMIGGAAAAATLVVSFGVGALALPGGDNGGSQPTAVDDTFATEAPAEQPAIDTLAAPSPSATPSPAQPSPSPSKVVKPTPAASRTTAASRRSVERSTAPNTSSGSSGSSGTVSAQASEVVKLVNAERAKAGCKALSIDAKLMTAAQKHSQDQADHQKMSHTGSDGSNAGTRLDRVGYTWRTYGENVAWNQKTPAAVMDAWMNSSGHRANILNCAFTEIGVGIANSNGPYWTQVFAAPR comes from the coding sequence GTGTACGGCTGGACCGACCCGATGGACCCGAACGGCGCACCCCGGCGCGTCGAACGGCCGACCGACGAGCCGGCCTGGCTGCACGACCGTCCGGAGCCCCGCTCGGCCTACCTGTTCGGTGACGACTCCGACCAGCCCGGGGACGAGTGGCACCCGGAGCAGCCCGCCGCCGACTGGCAGTCGGGCCCGGCGACACCCGTCGACTCGGCCGACGCCCACACCGCCACCTGGCCGGCCCACCGCCCTGATGGCGGGAGCGGCGCCTGGGCCAACAGCCGCCCGGTCGAGGACCCCACCGGCGGCTGGCACCCGGACACCGACGCGGAGACCACCGGCGGCTGGCGCACCGACGCCGACCCGGAGACGACAGTCGGCGTGACCGGCCGGCCCGGCGAGGGCCGACACCGCTCTCCCCGCCGCTGGCGCAAGCCACTGATGATCGGAGGCGCCGCCGCAGCGGCCACCCTCGTGGTGAGCTTCGGCGTCGGCGCGCTCGCGCTGCCCGGCGGTGACAACGGGGGCAGTCAGCCAACCGCCGTCGACGACACCTTCGCGACGGAGGCCCCGGCCGAGCAGCCGGCCATCGACACCCTGGCCGCACCCTCCCCGTCCGCCACGCCCAGCCCGGCGCAGCCGAGCCCCTCGCCGAGCAAGGTCGTCAAGCCGACCCCGGCGGCGTCACGGACCACCGCCGCGTCGCGCCGCAGCGTCGAGCGCAGCACCGCGCCGAACACCAGCAGCGGCTCCAGCGGCTCCAGCGGCACCGTCAGCGCCCAGGCCAGCGAGGTGGTGAAGCTGGTCAACGCCGAGCGGGCCAAGGCCGGCTGCAAGGCGCTGAGCATCGACGCCAAGCTGATGACCGCCGCACAGAAGCACAGTCAGGACCAGGCCGACCACCAGAAGATGTCGCACACCGGCAGCGACGGCAGCAACGCCGGCACGCGGCTGGACCGGGTCGGCTACACCTGGCGCACGTACGGCGAGAACGTGGCCTGGAACCAGAAGACCCCGGCCGCGGTGATGGATGCCTGGATGAACAGCTCCGGCCACCGGGCCAACATCCTGAACTGCGCGTTCACCGAGATCGGCGTCGGCATCGCCAACAGCAACGGGCCGTACTGGACGCAGGTCTTCGCCGCGCCGCGCTGA
- the smc gene encoding chromosome segregation protein SMC gives MYLKSLTVKGFKSFASATTLKLEPGITCVVGPNGSGKSNVVDAIAWVLGEQGAKALRGGKMEDVIFAGTAGRAPLGRAEVTLTIDNTDGALPIEYTEVSITRRMFRSGESEYEINGNTCRLLDIQELLSDSGIGREMHIIVGQGRLDGMLHAKPEDRRAFIEEAAGVLKHRKRKEKALRKLGAMQTNLNRLTDLTAELRRQLKPLGRQAEVARRAAGIQANLRDARLRLLADDLATLRTTLDREIADETALRERREQIEGEHVEVQGRLGELEAALAEDAPLLAAAQDTWYKLSALQERFRSIEQLARERLRHLSASGDDERPGRDPDQLEAEAERVREQEEELRGALTDDQIRLAEAVEHRQELERQLAAAERELVAAAKAIADRREGMARLTGQVNSARARTTSAGEEIERLAVAHADALGRAEQAQADLDAVAAQSTEADRDNADLDARHAEAVAVQERAQATVRSLSDAERAAEKDAATWKAREEALALGLRRKDGAGALLARAGDVPGLLGSLAGLLTVAPGHEAALAAALGGLADAVAVSGVDEAVEAMRLLKISDAGRAGLLVGSPAGPGMTGSADALRPKLPDDARWAPDLVECSAELRPAVHRALRDVALVDDLASAADLVASNPELRAVTPDGDVVGAYAAAGGSAKAPSYIEVQAAVEEARANRLTAERAGVELRDQLVEARAEVAAAKEAVQHAAAEKREAESHRNAAARRLAELGAAARSAKAETDRLGESRSRAEAARQRDLTALAELEERLRLAEETPVDAEPSSEERDQLAAMVPQARQNEMEVRLAVRTAEERVSSIAGRADSLARQATAERAARERAAARRAARTRGAGIARAVAGGAREALTRLTTSIATAEEHRDAVALERAAREAELQEVRGAAKRLGAELERLTSQVHRDEVARAEQRLRIEQLEAKAAEDFGLDVETLVAEYGPAQPVPPTQVDVATAERDGLPVPEPVRYERPVQEKRAAKAERELALLGKVNPLALEEFAALEERFKFLSEQLEDLKATRRDLLTVVKDVDERILEVFASAFEDTAREFEQVFTVLFPGGEGRLILTEPDDLLTTGVEVEARPPGKKIKRLSLLSGGERSLTAVAMLVAIFRARPSPFYIMDEVEAALDDVNLGRLILLLAQLREKSQLIVITHQKRTMEIADALYGVTMRSGVTQVISQRLNRADEDDQRHGRGEENG, from the coding sequence GTGTATCTCAAGAGCCTGACGGTGAAGGGCTTCAAGTCCTTCGCCTCCGCCACGACGTTGAAGCTGGAGCCCGGGATCACCTGTGTGGTGGGCCCGAACGGCTCCGGCAAGTCCAACGTCGTCGACGCCATCGCCTGGGTCCTCGGCGAGCAGGGCGCCAAGGCCCTGCGCGGCGGCAAGATGGAGGACGTCATCTTCGCCGGCACCGCCGGCCGGGCGCCACTGGGCCGCGCCGAGGTCACCCTCACCATCGACAACACCGACGGCGCGCTGCCGATCGAGTACACCGAGGTCTCCATCACCCGCCGGATGTTCCGCTCCGGCGAGAGCGAGTACGAGATCAACGGCAACACCTGCCGGTTGCTCGACATCCAGGAGCTGTTGTCCGACTCCGGCATCGGCCGGGAGATGCACATCATCGTTGGGCAGGGCCGACTCGACGGCATGCTGCACGCCAAGCCGGAGGACCGGCGGGCGTTCATCGAGGAGGCGGCCGGCGTCCTCAAGCACCGCAAGCGCAAGGAAAAGGCGCTGCGCAAGCTCGGCGCGATGCAGACCAACCTCAACCGCCTGACCGACCTCACCGCTGAGCTGCGCCGTCAGCTCAAGCCACTGGGCCGGCAGGCCGAGGTGGCCCGCCGTGCCGCCGGAATCCAGGCCAACCTGCGCGACGCGCGGCTGCGTCTGCTCGCCGACGACCTGGCCACCCTGCGCACCACCCTCGATCGGGAGATCGCCGACGAGACCGCGCTGCGCGAGCGGCGTGAGCAGATCGAGGGCGAGCACGTCGAGGTGCAGGGCCGGCTCGGCGAGTTGGAGGCCGCCCTCGCGGAGGACGCGCCGCTGCTCGCCGCCGCCCAGGACACCTGGTACAAGCTGTCCGCCCTCCAGGAGCGCTTCCGCTCGATCGAGCAGTTGGCCCGGGAACGGCTGCGGCACCTCAGCGCCAGCGGCGACGACGAGCGGCCCGGCCGCGACCCGGACCAGCTGGAGGCCGAGGCGGAGCGCGTCCGCGAGCAGGAGGAGGAGCTGCGCGGGGCACTCACCGACGACCAGATCCGGCTGGCCGAGGCGGTTGAGCACCGCCAGGAGCTGGAACGGCAGCTCGCCGCCGCCGAACGGGAGCTGGTCGCCGCCGCCAAGGCCATCGCCGACCGCCGGGAGGGGATGGCCCGGCTCACCGGGCAGGTCAACTCGGCCCGCGCCCGGACGACCAGCGCCGGCGAGGAGATCGAACGACTCGCCGTCGCGCACGCCGACGCGCTGGGCCGCGCCGAGCAGGCGCAGGCCGACCTGGACGCGGTGGCCGCCCAGTCCACCGAGGCCGACCGGGACAACGCGGACCTGGACGCCCGGCACGCCGAGGCGGTCGCCGTGCAGGAGCGGGCGCAGGCCACCGTGCGCTCGCTGTCCGACGCCGAGCGGGCGGCGGAGAAGGACGCCGCCACCTGGAAGGCCCGGGAGGAGGCGCTGGCGCTCGGGCTGCGCCGTAAGGACGGCGCGGGAGCGCTGCTCGCCCGGGCCGGCGACGTGCCCGGCCTGCTCGGCAGCCTCGCCGGGCTGCTCACCGTCGCGCCCGGCCACGAGGCCGCACTGGCCGCCGCGCTCGGCGGTCTCGCCGACGCGGTCGCCGTCAGCGGGGTGGACGAGGCCGTCGAGGCGATGCGCCTGTTGAAGATCTCCGACGCCGGCCGGGCCGGCCTGCTCGTCGGCAGCCCGGCGGGGCCCGGCATGACCGGTTCCGCCGACGCGCTGCGCCCGAAGCTGCCCGACGACGCCCGGTGGGCCCCCGACCTGGTGGAGTGCAGCGCCGAGCTGCGTCCGGCCGTGCACCGGGCACTGCGCGACGTGGCGCTCGTCGACGATCTCGCCTCCGCCGCCGACCTGGTCGCCAGTAACCCCGAGCTGCGGGCGGTCACCCCCGACGGTGACGTGGTCGGGGCGTACGCGGCGGCTGGTGGGTCGGCCAAGGCCCCCAGCTACATCGAGGTGCAGGCCGCCGTCGAGGAGGCCCGCGCCAACCGGCTCACCGCCGAGCGCGCGGGCGTGGAGCTGCGCGACCAGCTCGTCGAGGCGCGTGCCGAGGTGGCCGCCGCCAAGGAGGCCGTGCAGCACGCCGCCGCCGAGAAGCGTGAGGCGGAGAGCCACCGCAACGCCGCCGCGCGCCGGCTGGCCGAGCTGGGGGCGGCGGCCCGCTCGGCGAAGGCGGAGACCGACCGGCTCGGTGAGTCCCGCTCCCGCGCCGAGGCGGCTCGACAGCGGGACCTCACCGCACTCGCCGAGCTGGAGGAACGGCTGCGGCTGGCCGAGGAGACCCCGGTCGACGCCGAGCCGTCCAGCGAGGAACGGGACCAACTCGCCGCGATGGTGCCGCAGGCCCGGCAGAACGAGATGGAGGTCCGGCTCGCCGTGCGTACCGCCGAGGAGCGGGTCTCCTCGATCGCCGGTCGGGCCGACTCGCTGGCCCGGCAGGCCACCGCGGAGCGGGCCGCCCGGGAGCGCGCCGCGGCCCGGCGGGCCGCGCGCACCAGGGGTGCGGGCATCGCCCGGGCCGTCGCCGGCGGCGCCCGGGAGGCGCTCACCCGGCTCACCACCTCGATCGCGACGGCCGAGGAGCACCGCGACGCCGTCGCCCTGGAACGCGCCGCCCGCGAGGCGGAGCTTCAGGAGGTACGCGGGGCAGCCAAGCGTCTCGGCGCGGAGCTGGAGCGGCTGACCAGCCAGGTGCACCGTGACGAGGTGGCCCGCGCCGAGCAACGACTGCGCATCGAGCAGCTGGAGGCGAAGGCCGCCGAGGACTTCGGGCTGGACGTGGAGACGCTGGTCGCCGAGTACGGCCCCGCGCAGCCCGTTCCGCCGACCCAGGTCGACGTCGCGACGGCCGAACGGGACGGCCTGCCGGTGCCCGAGCCGGTGCGCTACGAGCGGCCGGTGCAGGAGAAGCGCGCCGCCAAGGCGGAACGCGAACTGGCCCTGCTCGGCAAGGTCAACCCGCTCGCGCTGGAGGAGTTCGCCGCGCTGGAGGAGCGCTTCAAGTTCCTCTCCGAGCAGTTGGAAGACCTCAAGGCCACCCGTCGGGACCTGCTCACCGTGGTCAAGGACGTGGACGAGCGGATCCTGGAGGTCTTCGCCAGCGCCTTCGAGGACACCGCTCGGGAGTTCGAGCAGGTGTTCACGGTGCTCTTCCCCGGCGGCGAGGGCCGGTTGATCCTCACCGAGCCGGACGACCTGCTCACCACCGGCGTCGAGGTGGAGGCCCGACCGCCGGGCAAGAAGATCAAGCGGCTGTCGCTGCTCTCCGGCGGCGAGCGGTCGCTGACCGCGGTGGCCATGCTTGTGGCGATCTTCCGCGCCCGGCCCAGCCCGTTCTACATCATGGACGAGGTGGAGGCGGCCCTCGACGACGTCAACCTGGGCCGGCTGATCCTGTTGCTGGCACAGTTGCGGGAGAAGAGCCAGCTGATCGTCATCACGCACCAGAAGCGGACGATGGAGATCGCGGACGCGCTCTACGGGGTCACCATGCGCAGCGGGGTCACCCAGGTGATCAGCCAACGGCTCAACCGGGCCGACGAGGACGACCAGCGGCACGGCCGCGGCGAGGAGAACGGGTAG
- a CDS encoding HAD-IA family hydrolase: MARERATALLLDFDGVLRRWDPAVAAGVEREYGLSEGVLGEIAMQWGRLQPVLTGQVSHAEWVSSVADALAEPAGGPDRARAAVEQWQRYRGEVDTEVLDFVREVRAAGITVGLGTNATDLLDADLAALGLVGELDVVVNSSTLGVHKPAPEYFQAACQALATPPARVLFVDDEDWAVRGARSAGLSAHRWGGHADLRYLRAALGH; the protein is encoded by the coding sequence GTGGCTCGGGAACGCGCGACGGCGCTCCTGCTGGACTTCGACGGCGTACTGCGCCGGTGGGATCCGGCGGTGGCTGCCGGTGTCGAGCGGGAGTACGGCCTGTCCGAGGGGGTGCTCGGCGAGATCGCCATGCAGTGGGGCCGGCTTCAGCCGGTTCTCACCGGCCAGGTCAGCCACGCCGAGTGGGTGAGCAGCGTGGCCGACGCTCTCGCCGAGCCGGCCGGTGGCCCGGACCGGGCCCGGGCAGCGGTGGAGCAGTGGCAGCGCTACCGGGGTGAGGTGGACACCGAGGTGCTCGACTTCGTCCGCGAGGTACGCGCGGCCGGGATCACTGTCGGGCTGGGCACCAACGCCACAGACCTGCTCGACGCCGACCTGGCCGCCCTCGGTCTGGTCGGCGAGCTGGACGTGGTGGTCAACTCCTCCACCCTCGGAGTGCACAAGCCCGCCCCGGAATACTTCCAGGCCGCCTGCCAGGCCCTGGCCACCCCGCCGGCCCGGGTGCTCTTCGTCGACGACGAGGACTGGGCCGTACGGGGTGCCCGCTCCGCTGGGCTGTCGGCGCACCGCTGGGGCGGCCACGCCGACCTGCGTTACCTGCGGGCGGCTCTGGGCCACTGA
- a CDS encoding SMP-30/gluconolactonase/LRE family protein, with translation MNILLVLATSLVVLTGTSGAPAHAAVGRPDTYVVSGEPGVLPEGIAVTRTGTMYVTSVATGAVYRGDVRHRWLRPFLPGGSDGRTRAAGVHVDRAGRLFVAGYDTATLFVYDLDGRLLAKRSAVTGAALNDLVITDHAVYVTDSTGGTIWRATLDGGRVGPLVPWLLPSNFPAVPGFLNGIVATADGRLALVADQGTGEPGSERLWRIDLADATASEVAVSGGQLGADGLLLEGDRLYGVVNFPDPAGGYRFAVNLAVLDGDLRATRVVRQSHTAGLEQSPTTLARDHDRLLWVNSQLNATAPAPPFTVTEVPGLR, from the coding sequence ATGAACATCTTGCTTGTCCTGGCCACCAGCCTGGTCGTGCTCACCGGCACCTCGGGAGCGCCAGCGCACGCCGCCGTCGGGCGTCCCGACACGTACGTCGTCTCCGGCGAGCCGGGGGTGCTGCCCGAGGGCATCGCCGTCACCCGCACCGGCACCATGTACGTCACCAGCGTCGCCACCGGCGCCGTCTACCGCGGCGACGTCCGACACCGGTGGCTGCGCCCGTTCCTCCCCGGGGGCTCGGACGGGCGGACCCGCGCCGCCGGGGTCCACGTCGATCGCGCCGGCCGGCTCTTCGTGGCCGGTTACGACACCGCGACCCTCTTCGTGTACGACCTGGACGGCCGCCTGCTGGCGAAGCGGAGCGCGGTGACCGGTGCGGCTCTCAACGACCTGGTGATCACCGACCATGCCGTGTACGTGACCGACTCGACCGGTGGCACGATCTGGCGGGCCACGCTGGACGGTGGACGCGTCGGCCCGCTCGTGCCGTGGCTGCTGCCGTCCAACTTCCCGGCCGTCCCCGGCTTCCTCAACGGCATCGTCGCCACCGCCGACGGTCGGCTCGCGCTCGTCGCCGACCAGGGCACCGGTGAGCCGGGCAGCGAACGTCTGTGGCGCATCGACCTCGCCGACGCCACGGCCAGCGAGGTCGCCGTGTCGGGTGGACAGCTCGGCGCCGACGGGCTGCTGCTGGAGGGCGACCGCCTCTACGGCGTGGTCAACTTCCCCGATCCCGCTGGCGGGTACCGCTTCGCGGTCAACCTGGCGGTGCTGGACGGCGACCTTCGGGCCACCCGGGTGGTCCGGCAGTCCCACACCGCCGGCCTGGAGCAGTCCCCGACCACCCTGGCCCGCGACCACGACCGGCTGCTGTGGGTCAACAGCCAGCTCAACGCGACCGCGCCGGCACCACCGTTCACGGTGACCGAGGTCCCCGGCCTGCGCTGA
- a CDS encoding ArsR/SmtB family transcription factor gives MLTLQLTATDLSRTVLRSEPAVLLELGAAGQRLFEAAPEHLTVWRARTRAALRPEMRPYLDLCRLPWWFPDFLTPPSLGSDLPAALDEVLATPTATLAAELRPRIAAGDLPARVGALASGETAARQRLSAAMRAFHQVAVAPYQDTITAAVHGDRAVRAHTMVDAGIDRVLRDLSPYLFWKPYGERYELSYECGFANGVALAPAGRGVTLVPSYLLPRPCVLDDPAGPMVLAYPIRPTRRALVSSRPLADLLGRTRAAVLGAIADGPSTSQVARTVGISLASASQHATILRSAGLVTTRRAGPAVRHTLTPLGEHLLRAGRPG, from the coding sequence ATGCTGACGTTGCAGCTCACCGCGACGGATCTGAGCCGCACCGTCCTGCGCTCCGAACCCGCGGTGCTGCTGGAGCTCGGGGCGGCCGGCCAGCGGCTGTTCGAGGCCGCACCGGAACACCTCACGGTCTGGCGGGCACGCACCCGGGCGGCGCTGCGCCCGGAGATGCGCCCGTACCTCGACCTGTGCCGGCTGCCCTGGTGGTTTCCGGACTTCCTCACCCCGCCGAGCCTCGGCAGCGACCTGCCGGCCGCCCTGGACGAGGTGCTGGCCACCCCGACGGCGACGCTGGCGGCGGAACTGCGCCCCCGGATCGCCGCCGGCGACCTGCCGGCCCGGGTCGGTGCCCTCGCCTCCGGCGAGACGGCCGCCCGGCAGCGACTGAGCGCGGCGATGCGGGCGTTCCACCAGGTCGCGGTCGCGCCGTACCAGGACACGATCACGGCAGCGGTCCACGGCGACCGGGCCGTGCGGGCACACACCATGGTGGACGCCGGGATCGACCGGGTCCTGCGTGACCTGAGCCCGTACCTGTTCTGGAAACCGTACGGCGAGCGGTACGAGTTGTCGTACGAGTGTGGATTCGCCAACGGAGTCGCCCTGGCCCCGGCCGGCCGAGGCGTCACGCTGGTGCCGTCGTACCTGCTGCCCCGACCCTGCGTCCTGGACGACCCGGCCGGCCCGATGGTGCTGGCCTACCCGATCCGGCCCACCCGACGGGCGCTGGTGAGCAGCAGACCCCTGGCCGACCTGCTGGGGCGCACCCGAGCGGCAGTGCTGGGTGCGATCGCCGACGGCCCGAGCACCTCACAGGTGGCCCGGACGGTCGGCATCTCCCTCGCCTCGGCCAGCCAGCACGCCACCATCCTCCGGTCGGCCGGGTTGGTCACCACCCGCCGGGCGGGCCCGGCGGTGCGACACACGCTCACCCCGCTGGGCGAGCACCTGCTCCGGGCCGGGCGCCCCGGCTGA
- a CDS encoding DinB family protein, giving the protein MTTWRAPEIDRSHEPLVADERTMLEGWLDYHRDTLLHKCAGLTAEQLRTASVEPSGLSLLGLVLHMTDVERSWFRQRFAGQDLPDLFDYSTDNDADFHAAAGADAEAAFAAFRAEVEAARAATEGRSLDETFMLTRSDGTRTFSLRWAYLHMIEEYARHNGHADLIRERIDGVTGD; this is encoded by the coding sequence ATGACGACATGGAGAGCACCGGAGATCGACCGCAGCCACGAGCCTCTGGTCGCAGATGAGCGCACCATGCTGGAGGGCTGGCTCGATTACCACCGCGACACCCTGCTGCACAAGTGCGCCGGCCTGACCGCCGAGCAGTTGCGCACGGCAAGCGTCGAGCCGTCCGGCCTGAGCCTTCTCGGGTTGGTCCTGCACATGACCGACGTCGAGCGCTCCTGGTTCCGCCAGCGCTTCGCCGGCCAGGACCTGCCCGACCTCTTCGACTACTCCACCGACAACGACGCCGACTTCCACGCTGCGGCGGGCGCCGACGCGGAGGCCGCCTTCGCCGCCTTCCGAGCCGAGGTCGAAGCGGCACGGGCGGCCACCGAGGGACGGTCTCTGGACGAGACGTTCATGCTGACCCGCAGCGACGGGACACGCACCTTCAGCCTGCGCTGGGCGTACCTGCACATGATCGAGGAGTACGCCCGGCACAACGGCCACGCCGACCTGATCCGGGAACGCATCGACGGCGTCACCGGCGATTGA
- a CDS encoding universal stress protein, translated as MSVGAPDREEYGPRTRPLPFERGTDGPRVVLVGVDGTRTSERAGWYAAGLARRQGAALVVVYVSSTSGLTALMPGMDAGAVQRTHDELAAELRRECRRGAEELGVPLTFLSRRGDAYGELCAAADEFQADMVVVGASEQAGHRLVGSVASRLVRTGRWPVVVVP; from the coding sequence ATGAGCGTGGGAGCACCGGACCGCGAGGAGTACGGCCCCCGGACCCGCCCGCTGCCGTTCGAACGCGGCACGGACGGGCCCCGGGTGGTCCTGGTCGGCGTCGACGGCACCCGCACCTCCGAGCGGGCCGGCTGGTACGCCGCCGGCCTGGCCCGCCGGCAGGGTGCCGCGTTGGTGGTGGTCTACGTCAGCTCGACGAGCGGGCTGACCGCCCTGATGCCGGGGATGGACGCCGGCGCGGTGCAGCGGACCCACGACGAACTGGCCGCCGAGCTACGCCGGGAGTGCCGCCGCGGGGCCGAGGAGCTGGGCGTACCGCTGACTTTCCTGTCCCGGCGCGGTGACGCGTACGGGGAGTTGTGCGCGGCGGCGGACGAGTTCCAGGCCGACATGGTGGTGGTGGGCGCCTCCGAGCAGGCCGGTCACCGGCTGGTCGGCTCGGTCGCCAGCCGTCTGGTCCGCACCGGCCGGTGGCCCGTCGTCGTGGTGCCCTGA